In a single window of the Allobranchiibius huperziae genome:
- a CDS encoding MarR family winged helix-turn-helix transcriptional regulator, translated as MRDEVDEGAAARPTGPTWSAGEGGVTPNAAFLLIAIGRMTRERAERELESLGLALRYVSALGHLAREPGLSYSELARRAGITTQSMQTTLHHLEQRAAIERRTPPGRGRRAELQLTSNGQALLAQARAVMEAIDHDFGEVLGEGSHATLTALLAQIAQVSRPGA; from the coding sequence ATGAGGGACGAGGTCGATGAGGGCGCAGCCGCACGACCGACAGGGCCGACATGGTCAGCGGGGGAGGGCGGGGTCACCCCGAACGCCGCGTTCCTGCTGATCGCGATCGGGCGTATGACACGCGAGCGCGCCGAGCGCGAACTCGAGAGTCTCGGTCTGGCCCTGCGGTACGTCTCCGCTCTGGGGCACCTCGCCCGCGAACCGGGGCTGTCCTACAGCGAATTGGCGCGTCGCGCCGGGATCACGACGCAGAGCATGCAGACGACCTTGCATCATCTCGAGCAGCGGGCGGCGATCGAGCGCCGCACCCCACCCGGACGCGGCCGCCGCGCCGAGTTGCAACTGACCAGCAACGGACAGGCCCTCCTCGCGCAGGCACGAGCCGTTATGGAAGCCATCGATCACGACTTTGGCGAGGTGCTCGGCGAGGGATCGCATGCCACGCTGACCGCCCTGCTCGCCCAGATCGCCCAGGTCTCCCGGCCCGGCGCCTGA
- a CDS encoding dihydrofolate reductase family protein: protein MGKAVADISISLDGYVTAPGVDLSHGLGIDGEPVHAWVLEEPRSDVDEQVVARSFEQTGAVVMGRRLFDIVDGPHGWSDEVGYGHDQDQALSPPCFVLTHEPPAHVRLTERFRFVTEGMAAAVEQAAAAAGDKDVVVMGGADVIDQALAAGVVQELRIHLSPVLFGGGTRLFELTGRMALVQREVTVSPRATHLTYDVVRAG, encoded by the coding sequence ATGGGCAAGGCAGTCGCCGACATCTCGATCTCGCTGGACGGATACGTCACGGCCCCAGGCGTGGATCTGTCGCACGGTCTCGGCATCGACGGTGAGCCGGTGCACGCGTGGGTCCTCGAGGAGCCGCGTTCGGACGTCGACGAACAGGTCGTCGCGCGCAGCTTCGAGCAGACCGGGGCGGTCGTGATGGGACGGCGCCTCTTCGACATCGTCGACGGGCCGCACGGCTGGAGCGACGAGGTCGGCTACGGGCACGACCAGGACCAGGCGCTGAGCCCGCCCTGCTTCGTGCTCACCCACGAACCGCCCGCGCATGTACGGCTCACCGAGAGGTTCCGTTTCGTGACCGAGGGCATGGCGGCCGCCGTCGAGCAGGCCGCGGCGGCGGCCGGGGACAAGGACGTCGTGGTGATGGGCGGCGCCGACGTCATCGACCAGGCGCTCGCGGCCGGGGTGGTGCAGGAGTTGCGCATCCATCTGTCGCCCGTGCTCTTCGGCGGCGGGACGCGACTCTTCGAGCTGACCGGCCGAATGGCTCTGGTGCAGCGCGAGGTCACCGTGTCACCGAGGGCGACGCACCTCACCTACGACGTGGTGCGGGCGGGCTGA
- a CDS encoding LLM class flavin-dependent oxidoreductase yields MKKIGFLSFGHWTPSPQSQTRSAADVLTQSIDLAVAAEEIGADGAYFRVHHFARQLSAPFPLLAAVGARTSRIEIGTGVIDMRYENPLYMAEDAATADLISGGRLQLGISRGSPEQVIEGYGYFGYQPEDGDHAAMAREHTSTFLQVIQGKGFAQPNPRPMFPNPPGLLPIEPHSPGLRERIWWGAGSRATAEWAGEQGMNLMSSTLLTEDTGVPFHQLQAEQIQRFRDAWKSAGHPGEPRVSVSRSIFPIVNETDRAYFWRDTHSTDQVGHLDGGLARFGKSYAGEPEQLVKELADDEAIAAADTLLLTVPNQLGVDYNVHVLDSVLRHLAPALGWR; encoded by the coding sequence ATGAAGAAGATCGGTTTCTTGTCCTTCGGCCACTGGACGCCGTCGCCACAGTCGCAGACGCGCTCGGCCGCGGACGTGCTCACGCAGTCGATCGACCTGGCGGTCGCCGCCGAGGAGATCGGCGCGGACGGTGCGTACTTCCGGGTGCACCACTTCGCGCGACAGCTGTCGGCTCCGTTTCCGCTGCTCGCGGCGGTCGGGGCGCGGACCAGCCGCATCGAGATCGGCACCGGCGTGATCGACATGCGCTATGAGAACCCGCTCTACATGGCCGAGGACGCGGCCACCGCCGACCTCATCTCGGGGGGCCGACTGCAGCTCGGCATCAGCCGGGGATCGCCCGAGCAGGTCATCGAGGGCTACGGCTACTTCGGCTACCAGCCGGAGGACGGCGACCACGCCGCGATGGCGCGCGAGCACACCAGCACCTTCCTGCAGGTCATCCAGGGCAAGGGGTTCGCGCAGCCCAACCCGCGCCCGATGTTCCCCAACCCGCCCGGTCTGCTGCCGATCGAGCCGCACTCCCCCGGACTGCGCGAGCGCATCTGGTGGGGCGCGGGGTCGCGCGCGACGGCGGAGTGGGCCGGTGAGCAGGGCATGAACCTGATGAGTTCCACGCTCCTCACCGAGGACACCGGCGTGCCGTTCCACCAGCTGCAGGCCGAGCAGATCCAACGCTTCCGGGACGCCTGGAAGTCCGCCGGGCACCCCGGTGAGCCGCGGGTCTCGGTCAGCCGCAGCATCTTCCCGATCGTCAACGAGACGGACCGCGCGTACTTCTGGCGGGACACGCACAGCACGGACCAGGTGGGTCACTTGGACGGCGGTCTCGCGCGATTCGGCAAGTCGTACGCCGGCGAGCCGGAGCAGCTCGTCAAGGAGCTGGCCGACGACGAAGCCATCGCCGCCGCTGACACCCTGCTGCTGACGGTGCCCAACCAGCTGGGCGTCGACTACAACGTGCACGTGTTGGACAGCGTGCTGCGCCATCTGGCCCCGGCGCTCGGCTGGCGCTGA
- a CDS encoding TMEM175 family protein has protein sequence MDKTRLEAFSDGVIAVAITLLVIDLRVPEPAHDASLAHRLGEQWPNFAAYVVSFLTIGVIWVNHHATLRRLRAVDRSILFLNLALLMTIVLLPFTTALMARYLLEDSGRTLAAAIYGGSLLLMSAVFLTMNWHLLRNRTHLLHADISPAYRRTVLSRNLIGVAPYLLATAAAFVSPYLTLAISAAVAVYFVLPGTTPDTPGEA, from the coding sequence ATGGACAAGACCAGGCTGGAGGCGTTCTCCGACGGTGTCATCGCCGTCGCCATCACGTTGCTGGTGATCGACCTGCGGGTGCCCGAACCCGCTCATGACGCCTCTCTCGCGCACCGACTCGGTGAGCAGTGGCCCAACTTCGCGGCGTACGTCGTCTCGTTCCTCACCATCGGGGTGATCTGGGTCAATCACCACGCCACGCTGCGCCGGCTGCGCGCCGTGGACCGCTCGATCCTCTTCCTCAACCTCGCCCTGCTGATGACCATCGTCCTGCTGCCCTTCACCACCGCGCTGATGGCGCGCTACCTGCTGGAGGACTCAGGGCGCACCCTCGCCGCGGCAATCTACGGAGGCTCCCTGCTGCTGATGTCCGCCGTGTTCCTCACGATGAACTGGCATCTGCTGCGGAATCGGACCCACCTGCTCCATGCCGACATCTCACCGGCGTATCGGCGGACTGTGCTGTCCCGCAACCTGATCGGTGTAGCGCCCTACCTGCTGGCCACTGCGGCCGCATTCGTGAGCCCCTACCTGACGCTGGCCATCTCCGCCGCGGTCGCCGTCTACTTCGTGCTCCCGGGCACCACACCGGACACACCCGGCGAGGCGTGA
- a CDS encoding TraR/DksA family transcriptional regulator, whose product MDADRARTLLEEERAEVQSLLTHLDSNLDQDRETGRGDAGDDVDSAQPLAADEVDDATAASLRDRLAAIERAEKRLADGTFGLSVRSGTPIPDERLEVMPTAELTVEESAQDS is encoded by the coding sequence ATGGACGCAGACCGCGCGCGAACCCTGCTCGAGGAAGAACGGGCCGAGGTCCAGAGCCTGCTGACCCACCTGGACTCCAACCTCGACCAGGACCGCGAGACCGGACGCGGCGACGCCGGCGACGACGTGGACTCGGCACAGCCCCTGGCCGCTGACGAGGTCGATGACGCCACCGCCGCGAGCCTGCGCGACCGCCTGGCCGCCATCGAGCGCGCCGAGAAGCGCCTGGCGGACGGCACCTTCGGCCTCTCCGTACGCAGCGGCACGCCGATCCCGGACGAGCGCCTCGAAGTGATGCCCACCGCTGAGCTCACGGTGGAGGAATCCGCGCAGGATTCCTGA
- a CDS encoding SRPBCC family protein, with amino-acid sequence MPSPLIVSASRAIPVPVEDAFERTLTTPLPQIFSRRYGVLPAVRETTGFTPPWGSATGQTRTVRTTDGGSMRETLLAIDRPRSFAYQLNGITGPMVVLAASVEGEWAFASVGTGTRVTWSWTVRGANAVGSLALPAFGRMWQGYARQALEELERVLLA; translated from the coding sequence ATGCCGTCGCCGCTGATCGTCTCCGCCAGTCGCGCCATCCCGGTGCCGGTCGAGGACGCGTTCGAGCGCACCCTGACCACGCCGCTCCCGCAGATCTTCTCCCGCCGATACGGCGTGCTGCCGGCGGTGAGGGAGACCACCGGTTTCACCCCGCCGTGGGGGAGCGCCACAGGCCAGACGCGCACCGTGCGCACCACCGACGGCGGCTCGATGCGGGAGACGCTGCTCGCGATCGACCGGCCGCGATCCTTCGCCTACCAGTTGAACGGCATCACCGGCCCGATGGTCGTGCTGGCCGCGTCGGTGGAGGGGGAGTGGGCCTTCGCCTCTGTCGGCACCGGCACCCGGGTCACCTGGTCCTGGACCGTCCGTGGCGCGAACGCCGTTGGATCGCTGGCGCTTCCGGCGTTCGGGCGGATGTGGCAGGGCTATGCGCGCCAGGCTCTCGAGGAGTTGGAGCGGGTGCTGCTCGCCTGA
- a CDS encoding FtsK/SpoIIIE domain-containing protein: MQGPLASTVTLRLRVVRSADGLLREWCVRVPAGTSWTQVAGDLQAPDPAYVGSVQLDAEAVVGVPPLVNEAVVCDVGVPLEPPHLLELVATEGPCVGARAVMTGACVVVGRASENHLVLQDDDLSRHHCELRVEQGRAVVRDLCSTNGTWIDGSRIGPDFVDLRVGQRLRVGGTTLAIERAPRASQHPPTDGTGRYLIHRSPRKTLRLDEVELTAPLPPELATRRGFPWVSAIVPLVLAAAMVVVLRNPLFAMFALLSPIMVVAQYAGDRGTSRRRLREDARAHTLARVRFEEDCASAVRVEQALRRQMAPPITRAAHDAASRSSAVWHRAATHEDHLAFRVGVGTVRSRVRVAGGNRATRPLPVHEVPITVSLSQHRVVGVSGCLRYQLVMGGIIQLAAWQSPRDLGMVILCADQDARERWRGMTTLPQVLPHPASQPRVMVADPDDPRFAEWSSQLIELDDTAPPRTLVVLDGCATTPSAADVVRRAAAYGMAVLALDEDHTQLPAACTTTVRVDRRDHGRVGDTDFRPDLPVPSLVTATARALGALTDAGPDDPAQQVPEQVAHAALVRAELGVDLSDPVAVQRLWGTPSSTPRALLGVGADGALWVDLAVDGPHALVAGTTGAGKSELLQTLIASLALASPPDRLTFVLIDYKGGAAFQDCARLPHTLGLVTDLDTHLTSRALRSLEAEVRRRERLLAAAGASDLGDYERSAHREPLARLCIVIDEFRVLSEELPDFINGLVRIAAVGRSLGIHLVLATQRPAGVVSADMRANLNLRIALRVRDAADSQNVIETDAAAAIPASLPGRAILRTGGGAPRALQTAWTGATLRGGDEPVRIARVDPESGAPLWPPDDTGANARTGLRSLTDAVCVSAANGRVRRPPSPWLPPLPSRVGKSDLTAKPLRDMGLRDAARSAVPLGLVDLPGEQQQLTIGWDLDADGHLAIVGGPRSGRTTAAHALIGAAATAWTSDRLHVYVLDGSGGLGGIGSLPHCGAVVLRDELSRTLRLVQWLTNVIRERQLRYSGAGFATSGPDPRILLVIDGWEVFQEISNEHTVGDLEDRITQVLRDGVSVGVSVVATGGRALLSGRVSALFTSTVATRMADPSDLLMAGLRAAQIPAEMPPGRGLLLPGGEELQFALPGDARTNLVAAPNGRPHRVAALPDRVELATLVATDPGVVTLGCTVDGPAGFAIDERGGAGWLVCGPPRSGRTTTLAVLAEVLGRSRAVGWIGPGAPVGGLATAVTRLPYDDLGAVRAWCAEYPDGAVLVDDADQLTGMAAEPDVLEHLARHRTTGGIVCASGVASDLATSYRGLAPELRRRQTGLLLQPGRHDGDLFGIRIGPMDRPRQGRGLLVVRGDVQEIQVATP; encoded by the coding sequence ATGCAAGGACCGCTCGCGTCGACCGTCACGCTGCGCCTGCGCGTCGTGCGATCGGCCGACGGGCTGCTGCGCGAATGGTGCGTCCGCGTGCCCGCCGGCACGAGTTGGACGCAGGTCGCCGGCGACCTCCAAGCGCCCGACCCGGCGTACGTCGGGTCGGTGCAGCTCGACGCGGAGGCTGTGGTCGGCGTCCCACCGCTGGTGAACGAGGCGGTCGTCTGCGATGTCGGGGTGCCTCTCGAGCCGCCACACCTGCTCGAACTGGTTGCCACAGAGGGACCGTGCGTGGGCGCACGTGCAGTCATGACCGGCGCGTGCGTGGTCGTCGGCCGCGCGTCGGAGAACCACCTGGTACTGCAGGACGACGATCTGTCCCGGCACCACTGCGAGCTGCGGGTCGAGCAGGGGCGCGCGGTCGTTCGCGACCTGTGCTCCACCAACGGCACCTGGATCGACGGCAGTCGGATCGGCCCCGACTTCGTCGACCTGCGCGTCGGGCAGCGGTTGCGCGTCGGTGGGACGACGCTCGCCATCGAACGCGCACCACGGGCGTCCCAGCACCCGCCGACCGACGGGACGGGCCGCTATCTCATCCATCGATCGCCGCGAAAGACGTTGCGGCTGGACGAGGTCGAGCTCACCGCGCCCCTACCGCCGGAGCTGGCGACTCGTCGGGGCTTCCCGTGGGTCTCCGCGATCGTGCCCCTGGTGCTCGCGGCCGCCATGGTCGTCGTGCTCCGCAATCCGCTCTTCGCGATGTTCGCGCTGCTCAGCCCGATCATGGTGGTCGCCCAGTACGCCGGCGACCGCGGCACGTCCCGCCGACGTCTTCGCGAGGATGCGCGGGCGCACACCCTGGCGCGAGTGAGGTTCGAGGAGGATTGCGCGTCCGCCGTGCGCGTCGAGCAGGCGCTGCGCCGGCAGATGGCGCCACCGATCACCCGCGCCGCGCACGATGCTGCTTCGCGCAGCTCCGCGGTGTGGCACCGGGCCGCGACGCACGAGGACCACCTCGCCTTCCGCGTCGGGGTCGGGACGGTGCGCAGCCGGGTGCGGGTCGCGGGCGGGAACCGCGCGACCCGCCCCTTACCGGTGCACGAGGTGCCGATCACCGTGTCTTTGTCGCAGCACCGGGTGGTGGGGGTGAGCGGATGCCTGCGGTACCAGCTGGTGATGGGAGGCATCATCCAGCTGGCCGCCTGGCAGTCGCCGCGCGACCTTGGCATGGTGATCCTGTGCGCGGACCAGGACGCGCGCGAGCGATGGCGTGGGATGACGACGCTGCCGCAGGTGCTGCCACACCCCGCGTCGCAGCCTCGGGTGATGGTGGCCGACCCCGACGACCCGCGATTCGCCGAATGGTCTTCGCAGCTGATCGAACTCGACGACACCGCACCTCCTCGGACCCTCGTCGTGCTGGATGGGTGCGCGACCACACCGTCCGCCGCGGACGTGGTGCGCAGGGCGGCGGCGTACGGGATGGCGGTGCTGGCCCTCGACGAGGATCACACGCAGCTGCCCGCGGCGTGCACCACGACGGTGCGCGTCGATCGGCGTGATCACGGCAGGGTCGGCGACACCGACTTTCGGCCGGATCTGCCCGTGCCGTCACTGGTCACCGCCACGGCGCGCGCGCTCGGCGCGTTGACCGACGCGGGACCGGACGATCCGGCACAGCAGGTGCCCGAGCAGGTGGCTCACGCCGCGCTGGTACGCGCCGAACTCGGTGTCGACCTCTCCGATCCCGTGGCCGTGCAACGGCTGTGGGGGACGCCGTCCAGCACGCCTCGTGCACTGCTCGGGGTCGGCGCCGACGGTGCTCTCTGGGTCGACCTGGCGGTCGACGGACCGCACGCGCTGGTCGCCGGTACGACGGGTGCCGGCAAGTCCGAGCTGCTGCAGACTCTGATCGCATCCCTCGCCCTCGCGAGCCCGCCGGACAGGCTGACCTTCGTGCTGATCGACTACAAGGGCGGGGCGGCGTTCCAGGACTGCGCCCGGTTGCCCCACACGCTCGGGCTGGTCACCGACCTCGATACACACCTGACCTCGCGCGCGTTGCGGTCCCTGGAGGCCGAGGTACGACGTCGTGAGCGCCTCCTGGCGGCGGCGGGCGCGTCCGACCTGGGTGACTACGAACGCTCTGCGCATCGTGAGCCGCTCGCTCGCTTGTGCATCGTCATCGACGAATTCCGGGTGCTGTCAGAGGAACTGCCCGACTTCATCAACGGACTGGTGCGCATCGCGGCAGTCGGCCGATCACTGGGAATCCATCTGGTCCTCGCGACCCAGCGACCCGCAGGCGTGGTCTCCGCCGACATGCGAGCCAACCTCAACCTGCGGATTGCCCTCCGCGTCCGCGATGCCGCCGACTCCCAGAACGTCATCGAGACCGACGCCGCGGCGGCGATCCCGGCGTCCCTCCCAGGGCGCGCGATCCTGCGGACCGGAGGTGGCGCGCCGCGCGCGTTGCAGACGGCATGGACGGGGGCGACGTTGCGCGGCGGCGACGAGCCAGTCCGCATTGCGCGCGTCGATCCCGAGTCTGGAGCTCCGCTCTGGCCGCCGGATGACACGGGCGCCAACGCGCGGACCGGTCTGCGATCCCTGACCGACGCGGTGTGTGTCAGTGCGGCGAACGGGCGGGTACGTCGACCTCCGTCACCCTGGCTGCCGCCCCTTCCCTCACGGGTAGGAAAATCCGACCTGACCGCCAAACCGCTGCGTGACATGGGCCTTCGGGACGCTGCTCGGTCGGCCGTTCCCCTCGGCCTGGTGGACCTCCCGGGCGAACAACAGCAGCTGACCATCGGCTGGGACCTCGATGCCGACGGCCACCTGGCGATCGTGGGTGGGCCGCGCAGCGGTCGCACCACGGCTGCGCACGCGCTCATCGGTGCGGCCGCGACAGCCTGGACCAGCGATCGGCTGCACGTCTACGTGCTCGACGGCAGCGGCGGCCTGGGCGGCATCGGGTCGTTGCCGCACTGTGGCGCGGTCGTGCTGCGCGATGAGCTTTCGCGCACGCTGCGCCTCGTGCAATGGCTGACGAACGTAATCCGCGAGCGTCAATTGCGTTACAGCGGAGCAGGATTCGCCACGTCCGGCCCCGACCCACGCATCCTGCTGGTCATCGACGGCTGGGAGGTCTTCCAGGAGATCAGCAACGAGCACACCGTCGGCGACCTGGAGGATCGGATCACCCAGGTCCTGCGCGATGGTGTCTCCGTGGGCGTCAGCGTCGTGGCCACCGGCGGTCGGGCGCTGCTGTCGGGACGGGTGAGTGCGCTCTTCACGAGCACCGTCGCGACCCGGATGGCCGATCCGTCGGATCTGCTGATGGCGGGATTACGCGCCGCACAGATCCCCGCTGAGATGCCGCCCGGTCGAGGACTGCTGCTGCCAGGCGGCGAAGAACTGCAGTTCGCGTTGCCGGGTGACGCGCGGACGAATCTCGTTGCAGCACCGAACGGTCGGCCACACCGAGTCGCGGCGCTGCCGGATCGGGTCGAGCTCGCGACGCTCGTCGCGACCGATCCCGGCGTGGTGACTCTGGGGTGCACCGTCGACGGTCCTGCCGGCTTTGCCATCGACGAGCGTGGCGGGGCCGGCTGGCTGGTGTGCGGTCCACCACGCAGCGGACGTACGACGACCCTCGCGGTGCTGGCCGAGGTGCTCGGTCGCTCCCGGGCGGTCGGGTGGATCGGGCCGGGCGCTCCGGTCGGGGGTCTGGCGACCGCGGTCACCCGGCTGCCATACGACGATCTGGGTGCGGTCCGCGCATGGTGCGCGGAGTACCCCGACGGCGCCGTCCTGGTCGACGACGCCGATCAGCTGACGGGGATGGCCGCGGAGCCGGACGTCCTGGAGCATCTGGCACGCCACCGGACGACCGGCGGCATCGTCTGCGCCAGCGGTGTCGCGTCCGACCTCGCCACGTCGTACCGGGGCCTCGCGCCCGAGCTGCGCCGCCGTCAGACGGGGCTGCTGCTGCAACCCGGCCGGCACGACGGTGACCTCTTCGGCATCCGGATCGGGCCGATGGATCGTCCGCGGCAGGGCCGCGGGCTGCTCGTCGTACGGGGCGACGTACAAGAGATCCAGGTCGCGACCCCCTGA
- a CDS encoding CpaF family protein — protein MNGIQVVEGEVRELIRRQRLDPTTEAVQLRGLVGDVIKDYEQRSLHGGMAPLGDVEHATRAILDAVVGYGPLQPYLDDPGVEEIWINDPARVFVARSGVAELTSTILTQDQVKNLVERMLKPSGRRIDLSSPFVDASLPDGSRLHVAIPDVTRSHWYVNIRKFVTRAHQLDDLVRLGTLTHQAARFLAAAVVSGLNILVAGGTQAGKTTTLNCLAAAIPSNERVVSCEEVFELRLGIRDWAAMQCRQPSLEGTGEIPLRRLVKEALRMRPSRIIVGEVRQEESLDLLIALNSGLPGMATLHANSAREAIVKMCTLPLLAGPNVSSSFVVPTVASSIDLVVHLGLERDGSRRVREIAAVPGRAENEVIEIAELFVQRDGELIRGDGFPPHQERFARAGYDVAHLLGDRP, from the coding sequence ATGAACGGCATCCAGGTCGTCGAGGGGGAGGTCCGCGAACTCATCCGGCGGCAGCGGCTCGACCCCACCACCGAGGCCGTCCAGTTGCGGGGCCTCGTCGGGGATGTCATCAAGGACTACGAGCAACGCAGCCTGCACGGCGGGATGGCACCGCTGGGGGACGTCGAGCACGCCACGCGCGCGATCCTCGACGCGGTCGTCGGCTACGGACCGCTGCAGCCCTACCTCGATGACCCCGGCGTGGAGGAGATCTGGATCAACGATCCAGCCAGGGTGTTCGTCGCCCGGTCCGGCGTCGCGGAGCTGACGTCGACGATCCTCACCCAGGACCAGGTGAAGAACCTGGTGGAGCGGATGCTCAAGCCCTCCGGTCGCCGCATCGACCTGTCCTCGCCGTTCGTGGACGCGTCCCTCCCGGACGGATCCCGGCTGCACGTAGCCATCCCCGACGTCACCAGGAGCCACTGGTACGTCAACATCCGCAAGTTCGTCACCCGCGCCCACCAACTCGACGACCTCGTACGCCTCGGCACTCTGACCCACCAGGCCGCACGCTTCCTTGCGGCGGCCGTCGTGTCCGGGCTGAACATCCTGGTGGCCGGAGGCACGCAGGCAGGCAAGACGACGACCTTGAACTGCCTGGCCGCCGCGATTCCGAGCAACGAGCGTGTCGTCTCGTGTGAGGAGGTCTTCGAGCTGCGTCTGGGAATCCGCGACTGGGCGGCCATGCAGTGTCGTCAGCCGAGCCTGGAGGGCACCGGGGAGATTCCGCTGCGCCGCCTCGTCAAGGAGGCGCTGCGCATGCGGCCCTCGCGGATCATCGTCGGCGAGGTGCGCCAGGAGGAGTCGCTGGATCTGCTGATCGCTCTCAACTCCGGCCTGCCCGGCATGGCGACCCTGCACGCCAACTCTGCGCGCGAGGCGATCGTGAAGATGTGCACGCTCCCGTTGCTGGCCGGTCCCAATGTCAGCTCCTCCTTCGTGGTCCCAACCGTGGCCAGCTCCATCGACCTGGTCGTGCACCTCGGGCTCGAGCGCGACGGCAGCCGCCGCGTACGTGAGATCGCGGCCGTCCCGGGCCGTGCCGAGAACGAGGTCATCGAGATCGCCGAGCTGTTCGTGCAGCGGGACGGCGAGCTCATTCGCGGTGACGGATTCCCGCCTCATCAGGAACGATTCGCCCGTGCCGGGTACGACGTCGCCCACCTGCTGGGCGACCGACCATGA
- a CDS encoding type II secretion system F family protein — protein MTLLPPLLLALGLFCIWWSFWPREERVVKPSTPTWRDKLSDAIAQSGLGSISTNQLLAVSLGLGVLVFLLAMASTSVVPISFAFALISGYAPIAFVRGRARRRRTQMRELWPDVVDHIASAVRAGMALPESLSQLSVRGPEELRPAFLEFAHDYRATGNFQSSLDALKLRLSDPVADRLIESLRIAREVGGTDLGRLLRTLSSFLRDDGRTRSELEARQSWTVNAARLALAAPWIVLAMLATRGTSLQAYQKPTGVVVLIVGAAVSMVAYRIMRQIGRLPDEARVMR, from the coding sequence ATGACACTCCTGCCCCCACTCCTGCTCGCTCTCGGACTCTTCTGCATCTGGTGGTCGTTCTGGCCACGCGAGGAGCGCGTCGTGAAGCCGAGCACTCCCACCTGGCGCGACAAGCTCTCCGACGCCATCGCGCAGAGCGGCCTGGGGTCGATCAGCACCAACCAGCTCCTCGCGGTCTCTCTCGGCCTCGGCGTGCTGGTCTTCCTGCTGGCGATGGCCTCCACGTCGGTGGTGCCGATCTCGTTCGCGTTCGCCCTCATCAGCGGATACGCGCCGATCGCCTTCGTGCGGGGCCGGGCGCGGCGACGGCGTACCCAGATGCGCGAGCTGTGGCCCGACGTGGTCGACCACATCGCGTCCGCGGTCCGCGCCGGCATGGCGCTGCCCGAGTCGCTCTCACAGCTGTCGGTGCGCGGGCCGGAGGAGCTGCGGCCCGCGTTCCTGGAGTTCGCACACGACTACCGCGCCACGGGGAACTTCCAGAGCTCACTCGACGCCCTCAAGCTGCGCCTCAGCGACCCGGTGGCCGACCGGCTCATCGAGTCCCTGCGCATCGCGCGGGAGGTCGGCGGCACCGACCTCGGGCGTCTCTTGCGCACTCTGTCGTCGTTCCTGCGTGACGACGGACGCACCCGTTCCGAGCTGGAGGCACGGCAGAGCTGGACCGTGAACGCGGCGCGTCTCGCCCTGGCCGCGCCGTGGATCGTGTTGGCGATGCTGGCGACTCGCGGCACGTCGCTGCAGGCATACCAGAAGCCGACAGGCGTCGTCGTGCTCATCGTGGGTGCCGCCGTGTCGATGGTGGCCTATCGGATCATGCGGCAGATCGGCCGACTGCCGGACGAGGCGCGGGTGATGCGATGA
- a CDS encoding type II secretion system F family protein, which translates to MTSSASWAGALVGLILAAGLALMWLGLPVRRRPGLEARIAPYVDDTPRPSRLLLSSDEHLEVGQIFAPLLHRLGAVVERVLGGATSVRRRLERAGLPPDVEGFRAQQALWGVAAGFAGTLWVTMQILGGGTSVVSAVGIIVISVAAGVVARDQMLTRSAERREAQILAEFPAIAEMLALAITAGEGAAAALERVTKLSSGQLSGELARCLGDARSGYTLPAALEGLADRTGIPGLARFVDGVVVAVERGTPLADVMRAQAQDARDASKQALIELGGRREITMMIPVVFLVLPVTVAFAIYPGLSSLNL; encoded by the coding sequence ATGACGTCCTCCGCCTCCTGGGCCGGCGCGCTCGTCGGGCTCATCCTCGCGGCCGGGCTGGCGCTGATGTGGCTCGGCCTGCCCGTTCGCCGCCGTCCCGGACTGGAAGCGCGGATCGCGCCTTACGTCGACGACACGCCGCGGCCGTCCCGCCTCCTGCTCAGCTCCGACGAGCACCTGGAGGTGGGTCAGATCTTCGCTCCGCTGCTCCATCGGCTGGGCGCCGTCGTCGAGCGGGTGCTCGGCGGCGCAACCTCCGTCCGACGGCGGTTGGAGCGCGCCGGCCTGCCGCCCGACGTCGAGGGCTTCCGGGCGCAGCAGGCGCTGTGGGGCGTGGCCGCCGGGTTCGCCGGGACGCTGTGGGTGACCATGCAGATCCTGGGCGGTGGCACCTCGGTGGTGAGTGCGGTCGGCATCATCGTGATCAGCGTGGCCGCCGGAGTGGTCGCACGCGATCAGATGTTGACCCGGTCCGCCGAACGGCGCGAGGCGCAGATCCTGGCCGAGTTCCCGGCCATCGCGGAGATGCTCGCACTCGCCATCACCGCTGGTGAGGGGGCCGCAGCGGCGTTGGAGCGGGTGACGAAGCTGTCCTCGGGTCAGCTGTCCGGCGAGCTCGCGCGGTGCCTGGGAGATGCCCGTTCCGGCTATACCCTGCCCGCCGCGCTGGAGGGCCTGGCCGACCGCACCGGCATCCCCGGGCTGGCCCGCTTCGTGGACGGGGTCGTGGTGGCCGTCGAGCGGGGAACCCCGCTCGCCGACGTCATGCGGGCCCAGGCGCAGGACGCCCGTGATGCCAGCAAACAGGCGCTCATCGAGCTGGGAGGGCGACGCGAGATCACCATGATGATCCCCGTGGTCTTCCTGGTGCTGCCGGTGACCGTGGCCTTCGCCATCTATCCCGGTCTGAGCAGCCTCAATCTGTGA